The following coding sequences lie in one Gammaproteobacteria bacterium genomic window:
- a CDS encoding chemotaxis protein CheW encodes MSEPAEIHAVLIALARDSLLLPNVAVVETVPLEDLQVAVDAPAWLAGHVQREAQRLPVLRLERLNGDMGEPDPRRARVIVVKLPDPVDGLTAIGVLAQAYPHLVTLNRAAMRAEALRDSDRSDLVLARVRLGNQVCWIPDFGIVMAEIRTLSRAA; translated from the coding sequence GTGAGCGAGCCCGCCGAAATTCACGCGGTGCTGATCGCGCTGGCGCGCGACAGCCTGTTGCTGCCGAACGTGGCGGTGGTGGAGACCGTGCCATTGGAAGACCTGCAGGTTGCGGTCGACGCCCCGGCCTGGCTTGCCGGGCATGTGCAGCGCGAGGCTCAGCGTCTACCGGTGCTGCGGCTGGAGCGGCTCAATGGCGACATGGGCGAGCCCGACCCACGGCGCGCGCGCGTGATCGTGGTCAAGCTGCCGGACCCGGTTGACGGACTGACTGCGATCGGCGTGCTGGCCCAGGCCTATCCGCATCTGGTGACGCTCAATCGGGCCGCGATGCGGGCCGAGGCGCTGCGTGATTCGGACCGTTCCGATCTGGTGCTGGCACGGGTTCGTCTGGGCAACCAAGTATGCTGGATCCCGGACTTCGGCATCGTGATGGCCGAAATCCGGACATTGTCCCGAGCGGCCTAG
- a CDS encoding Hpt domain-containing protein has translation MIATRPSLASGLHWVRPEIEACLQRVRTQLENAMESADERAGLLAAVAELRQVLGTISLIQCAGASILAEEMLATTQRLSEDAISDRETACGAVLGATLQLADYLDALSGGAEDCVLVLQALINELRLTRGVAVLTEAELFAAQMRLIGVELPLPGGRDARTAGMTAAKLLPAAQQSMLQWLKDDDIRTAVARLGKVAEHLRQGATVPAAAQLWRVVAGVAEAVLGQGLEDSLEVKRLCGRAVQQIKRTVEIGEDAAAAQFDELAYQLLFHVGRSRARGARVTFLRRAFALDQRLPSSSALEAMARKLRGPNTRLLQKLSDEIRADLAKVKDTIDLVVRAGERASVDLSQTAAQLHGIANTLGMLGLVTLQRVAQNQSDAVARLRSADGAGAGLWMDVATALLRIENSLDAALFRQLRRSDPELASASQYDEGTPPSADFDEGFGALLRESLVNLSKFKNAADLALRQGSRDGLSSAQTLLGEIRAGLRILDDERAAGLIGELLRYVEQDGFPAGILVQAQAERFADAVACTEFYLEALQSRSPDSARLLDDLAAYIERLEFADGAADTDQAELEPSPLVAPQLLDEVDPEIREVFVEEAGEVLETLRSQLAPWQREPGDVAHLLEMRRAFHTLKGSGRMVGADLIGDYGWACENLLNRCRDGEMKVDSEVLDLIARAVALLPELIHSFREQREPPDTAAELIAAAHELTERAVNDAAAMRSVFHDDARGHLLRVQNWVDQQDADAGAHTVDPEVVRALHTLRGSAAVVGYGAISQLAGSLERGLDFAGLGASEQPVERLKLIADAVLQLGQWLDQQPPAPAEAALPWQSRIIAILGMPSEVAGGEPDDQQLAELFTHEVFDCVQQIEACIEAWRQQPDAAHYAAQAAALFRTVRDAAQAAHSSALESAATAFEARLGHAEFREDRKSRPDALFFSAVSEAIEGIYQLLDAIRDGRPPDRDDALIGRIQALGGSAIGIEAATPVADEAGADAPFEEVPVGDRDPALTDIFLSEAEELLAVVEGGFDEWQAKPLRDAPDAEVTRALHTLKGSARMAGFESLGEVGHRLESLVEAAAQSRVARDASYFGRLANVVDGLHRAVDQIRRGYEPEVEPLFVELEIQQADSASAADWTVPESDAGFVEAASREYEVRDELIVEIPPFAEHRDDAADIGLPAAPVTQPFVPLPAQPAPSAEDDDAELLAIFSAEAAELLEQMEAALAIWRTQPTDAAPLQDLQRILHTLKGGARMAGRYAMGAAVHEMESLVDDMASTYLPTDDLAFDQLHTRFEQLQHMHDRLVRGDESFEDEDDQPIEAPYDWTPPPPPEAAEAEPAAAELPEPVPPIEWNDAPLEPPTETGPEPVVAAGLPDERPPPMRVWDPQLFWRPEDDSGLWQQQRRELARVPVERLDSLLNAASEMSIYRSRLEQRNVETGSQLAEMESTVNRIREQLRQMDIETEAQIAARGLIQTPSESGDDRYSAEFDPLELDRYSRMQELSRALSESVGDLGSLHDSLYQVTQDASSLLQQQGRINTEVQQGLMGTLMVPFSRQVARLQRVVRQTAVEAGRLAEVSFLGVEAELDRNVLERMTAPLEHLLRNAVVHGIEPATVRTGLGKREVGEIVISLQRDGTQLVIEIRDDGQGLDIDAIRDQAIARGLMPPNLELSELQVAQFIFEPGFSTARELTQNAGRGVGMDVVASEVKQLGGTLDLETERGGGTCFAIRLPLTLAVSQALLVTVGTELYAIPLSSIEGIARVPRAQLDQYFGDSDATLSYGGADYPLRYLGDYLGVSRLETDESRTVPTILVRVPEGIGGGERRMGLVVDSMQGNREVVSKAVGPQVSSIVGVTGATILADGAVVLILDAPALVLDRTRRALLAEAQSAAAPRADDRAMIMVVDDSITMRRVAERLLTRHGYRVLTARDGLDAIAQLATESPTAILLDIEMPRADGFEVAAYVRNSERISDVPIIMITSRSGDKHRQRARELGVNRYLIKPYQEDQLLSEIRGVLVS, from the coding sequence CGGTGTCGAGCTGCCCTTGCCGGGCGGCCGCGATGCGCGGACCGCGGGTATGACCGCCGCGAAGCTGCTGCCGGCGGCTCAGCAGTCGATGCTGCAGTGGCTCAAGGATGACGATATCCGCACCGCCGTGGCGCGTCTCGGCAAGGTCGCCGAGCACCTGAGGCAGGGCGCCACCGTGCCGGCGGCCGCGCAGCTGTGGCGCGTCGTCGCCGGCGTGGCCGAAGCGGTGCTCGGTCAGGGTCTCGAAGATTCGCTGGAGGTGAAGCGTCTCTGTGGCCGGGCCGTGCAGCAGATCAAGCGCACCGTCGAGATCGGCGAGGACGCGGCCGCCGCGCAGTTCGACGAACTGGCCTATCAACTGTTGTTTCATGTCGGCCGTTCGCGTGCGCGCGGGGCGCGCGTCACCTTCCTGCGTCGCGCCTTTGCGCTGGACCAGCGGCTGCCGTCGAGTTCGGCGCTGGAGGCGATGGCGCGCAAGCTGCGCGGGCCCAACACACGCTTGCTGCAGAAACTATCCGACGAAATTCGCGCCGACCTGGCCAAGGTCAAGGACACCATCGACCTGGTGGTGCGCGCTGGCGAGCGTGCCAGCGTCGATCTGTCGCAGACCGCCGCGCAGTTGCACGGCATTGCCAACACCCTGGGCATGCTTGGTCTGGTGACGCTGCAGCGCGTTGCGCAGAACCAGTCCGACGCGGTGGCGCGTCTGCGTTCGGCCGATGGTGCGGGCGCCGGTTTGTGGATGGATGTCGCTACGGCGCTGTTGCGTATCGAAAATTCCTTGGATGCCGCCTTGTTCCGTCAACTGCGGCGCAGCGATCCGGAGCTCGCGTCGGCGTCGCAGTACGACGAAGGCACGCCACCCTCCGCGGATTTCGACGAAGGTTTCGGTGCGCTGCTGCGTGAATCGCTGGTCAATCTTTCGAAGTTCAAGAATGCCGCCGACCTCGCGCTGCGGCAGGGCTCGCGTGATGGTCTGTCCTCGGCGCAGACCCTGCTCGGGGAGATTCGGGCCGGATTGAGAATTCTCGACGATGAGCGTGCCGCCGGCCTGATCGGCGAACTGTTGCGCTATGTCGAGCAGGATGGATTCCCCGCCGGGATTCTGGTGCAGGCTCAGGCCGAACGCTTTGCCGACGCGGTGGCGTGCACGGAGTTCTACCTGGAGGCTTTGCAGTCGCGCTCGCCGGACAGCGCGCGTCTGCTGGACGATCTGGCCGCCTACATCGAGCGCCTCGAATTCGCCGATGGCGCCGCCGACACCGACCAGGCGGAGCTTGAGCCATCGCCGTTGGTTGCGCCGCAGCTGCTCGATGAGGTCGACCCCGAGATTCGCGAGGTTTTCGTCGAAGAAGCGGGCGAAGTGCTCGAAACCCTGCGCAGTCAGCTTGCGCCGTGGCAGCGCGAACCGGGTGACGTGGCCCACTTGCTGGAAATGCGGCGAGCCTTTCACACGCTCAAGGGTAGTGGCCGCATGGTCGGCGCCGATCTCATCGGCGACTATGGGTGGGCTTGCGAGAACCTGCTGAATCGATGTCGTGACGGCGAAATGAAGGTCGACAGTGAAGTGCTGGACCTGATCGCTCGCGCTGTCGCGCTGTTGCCCGAGTTGATCCACAGTTTCCGTGAACAGCGCGAGCCGCCTGATACGGCAGCGGAGCTGATTGCCGCTGCGCATGAGCTGACCGAGCGAGCGGTCAATGACGCTGCTGCGATGCGCTCGGTGTTTCACGACGACGCGCGCGGGCACCTGCTGCGCGTGCAGAACTGGGTGGATCAGCAGGATGCCGATGCCGGCGCCCACACGGTGGATCCCGAAGTCGTCCGGGCGCTGCATACCTTGCGCGGCAGCGCGGCGGTGGTGGGCTACGGCGCGATCAGCCAACTCGCCGGATCACTCGAACGAGGCCTTGATTTCGCTGGTCTTGGTGCCAGCGAACAGCCGGTGGAGCGGCTCAAGCTGATCGCCGATGCGGTGCTTCAGCTCGGACAATGGCTGGATCAGCAGCCCCCCGCGCCGGCCGAAGCCGCGTTGCCATGGCAGTCTCGCATCATCGCCATACTCGGCATGCCGAGCGAAGTCGCTGGCGGCGAGCCTGACGACCAGCAGTTGGCCGAGCTGTTCACGCACGAAGTGTTCGATTGCGTGCAGCAGATCGAGGCATGCATCGAAGCCTGGCGCCAGCAGCCCGATGCCGCACACTACGCGGCTCAGGCAGCCGCCCTGTTTCGCACCGTGCGCGACGCCGCGCAGGCGGCGCACAGCTCCGCGCTGGAATCGGCGGCGACGGCATTCGAGGCCCGACTCGGACACGCTGAGTTTCGCGAAGACCGCAAATCGCGACCCGATGCGCTGTTCTTCAGCGCCGTCAGCGAAGCGATCGAAGGGATCTATCAGTTGCTCGATGCAATTCGCGACGGTCGACCGCCGGATCGTGACGACGCTCTGATCGGGCGGATCCAGGCACTGGGCGGCAGCGCGATCGGGATCGAAGCAGCCACGCCGGTCGCCGATGAGGCCGGGGCCGATGCCCCGTTCGAAGAGGTGCCGGTCGGTGATCGCGATCCGGCGCTGACCGACATCTTTCTGTCAGAAGCCGAGGAGTTGCTGGCGGTTGTCGAAGGCGGATTCGACGAATGGCAGGCCAAGCCGCTGCGAGACGCGCCGGATGCCGAGGTGACGCGCGCCCTGCACACGCTCAAGGGCAGCGCGCGAATGGCGGGTTTCGAATCGCTGGGCGAAGTCGGACACCGGCTCGAAAGCCTCGTCGAGGCCGCTGCGCAGTCCCGGGTGGCGCGTGATGCCAGCTATTTCGGACGGCTCGCCAATGTCGTGGACGGCTTGCACCGAGCGGTCGACCAGATTCGCCGCGGCTACGAGCCCGAAGTCGAGCCCTTGTTTGTGGAACTGGAAATCCAGCAAGCGGATTCGGCCTCCGCCGCCGACTGGACGGTTCCAGAGAGCGACGCCGGGTTTGTTGAGGCGGCGTCTCGGGAATACGAGGTTCGAGACGAGCTGATCGTCGAGATTCCCCCGTTTGCCGAACACCGTGACGACGCGGCTGACATCGGGCTGCCCGCTGCGCCGGTGACGCAGCCCTTTGTTCCGCTGCCGGCGCAGCCGGCGCCCAGCGCCGAGGACGACGACGCGGAGCTGCTGGCCATTTTCAGCGCCGAGGCGGCCGAGCTGCTTGAACAGATGGAGGCCGCACTCGCCATCTGGCGCACGCAGCCGACCGATGCCGCGCCGCTACAGGACCTGCAGCGGATTCTGCACACGCTCAAGGGCGGCGCGCGCATGGCGGGCCGCTATGCGATGGGCGCGGCCGTGCACGAAATGGAGTCGCTGGTCGACGACATGGCCAGCACCTATCTGCCGACCGACGATCTGGCCTTCGATCAGTTGCATACGCGTTTCGAGCAGTTGCAGCACATGCACGACCGCCTGGTGCGCGGCGACGAGTCGTTCGAGGACGAAGACGATCAACCGATCGAGGCGCCGTACGATTGGACCCCTCCACCGCCGCCAGAAGCAGCCGAAGCGGAGCCGGCCGCCGCCGAATTGCCGGAACCGGTACCACCGATCGAGTGGAACGACGCGCCGCTAGAGCCGCCGACCGAGACCGGTCCGGAACCCGTCGTGGCCGCTGGTCTGCCGGACGAGCGGCCGCCGCCGATGCGGGTCTGGGACCCGCAGCTGTTCTGGCGGCCCGAGGACGACAGCGGGCTCTGGCAGCAGCAGCGTCGGGAACTGGCACGCGTGCCCGTGGAGCGGCTGGACAGCCTGCTCAACGCCGCCAGCGAAATGTCGATCTATCGCTCGCGCCTTGAGCAGCGCAACGTCGAGACCGGCAGCCAGCTCGCGGAAATGGAGTCCACGGTCAACCGCATCCGCGAGCAGCTTCGGCAGATGGATATCGAAACCGAGGCGCAGATTGCCGCGCGCGGCCTGATACAGACTCCGTCGGAGTCCGGGGACGATCGCTACAGCGCCGAGTTCGATCCGCTGGAACTGGATCGCTATTCGCGCATGCAGGAGCTGTCGCGTGCGCTGTCCGAATCCGTCGGCGACCTCGGTTCGCTGCATGATTCGCTGTATCAGGTCACGCAGGACGCCAGCAGTCTGCTGCAGCAGCAGGGTCGCATCAATACCGAGGTTCAGCAGGGTCTGATGGGGACCTTGATGGTGCCGTTCTCGCGTCAGGTGGCGCGCCTGCAGCGCGTGGTCCGGCAAACTGCTGTGGAAGCGGGCCGGCTTGCCGAGGTCAGCTTCCTCGGCGTCGAGGCGGAGCTCGATCGCAACGTGCTGGAACGGATGACCGCGCCGCTGGAGCACTTGTTGCGCAACGCCGTCGTCCACGGCATCGAGCCGGCGACGGTGCGAACCGGTCTTGGCAAGCGCGAAGTCGGCGAGATCGTGATCAGCCTGCAGCGCGACGGCACGCAGCTGGTGATCGAGATTCGGGATGACGGACAGGGTCTGGACATCGATGCGATTCGTGATCAGGCCATCGCCCGAGGACTGATGCCGCCGAATCTGGAGCTGAGCGAGCTTCAGGTGGCCCAGTTCATTTTCGAACCCGGATTTTCGACTGCGCGCGAGCTGACGCAGAACGCTGGCCGTGGCGTCGGCATGGATGTCGTGGCCTCGGAGGTGAAGCAGCTCGGCGGTACGCTCGATCTCGAAACCGAGCGCGGCGGCGGCACCTGCTTCGCGATCCGGTTGCCGCTGACACTGGCGGTTTCGCAGGCGCTGCTGGTCACGGTGGGGACCGAGCTGTACGCGATTCCGCTGTCGAGCATAGAAGGCATCGCCCGCGTTCCACGCGCCCAGCTCGACCAGTATTTCGGCGACAGCGACGCCACGCTGTCCTACGGCGGTGCGGATTATCCGCTGCGCTACCTCGGTGACTATCTCGGCGTCAGCCGCCTCGAAACGGATGAAAGCCGCACCGTACCGACGATTCTGGTGCGGGTCCCGGAGGGCATCGGCGGCGGCGAGCGCCGTATGGGCCTGGTGGTGGACTCGATGCAGGGCAACCGCGAAGTGGTGTCGAAGGCGGTCGGCCCGCAGGTCAGCTCGATTGTCGGCGTGACCGGCGCCACGATCCTCGCCGATGGCGCGGTGGTGCTGATTCTGGACGCACCGGCGCTGGTGCTGGATCGCACGCGCCGCGCGCTGCTGGCGGAGGCACAGAGCGCCGCCGCGCCGCGCGCTGACGATCGCGCGATGATCATGGTGGTGGACGATTCCATCACCATGCGCCGCGTTGCCGAACGTCTGCTGACGCGTCACGGCTACCGCGTGCTGACGGCACGTGACGGACTCGATGCGATCGCCCAGCTCGCCACCGAATCGCCGACCGCGATTCTGCTGGACATCGAAATGCCGCGTGCCGATGGATTCGAGGTGGCCGCCTACGTGCGCAACAGCGAACGGATCAGCGATGTGCCGATCATCATGATCACCTCGCGCTCCGGCGACAAACATCGTCAGCGTGCGCGCGAGCTGGGTGTGAATCGCTATCTGATCAAGCCCTATCAGGAAGACCAGTTGTTGTCCGAGATTCGCGGGGTATTGGTGTCGTGA